In Rutidosis leptorrhynchoides isolate AG116_Rl617_1_P2 chromosome 6, CSIRO_AGI_Rlap_v1, whole genome shotgun sequence, the DNA window AGTCGAATTAAATGAGCTGATCAAAACTGCCTCGTTCATTCCGGGTAGGCCTGACTCGTGGAAGTGGGAGGGATGCACAAATGGGATATTCACTACTAAGCAACTCACGGCTTTGATCAATTCTAAGACATTTGTTCCGGGTTCGTTTTCTCTTGCTACTCTTCAAAATAAATATGTTCCAAAAAAAGTTGAGGTATTTGTTTGGAGAGTATTGAGGAAACGAATCCCGGTTCTTATGGAATTGGATAAGCGGGGGATTGACCTCCATTCGGTGAGATGTCCGATTTGCGATAACGACATTGAATCGGTGGATCACTCTCTCGAATCTTGCAACGAGGTGAAGGAGTTGTGGCGCAGGGTTTTGGATTGGTGGGGTGTACGTGACGTTACAAACATAAATGTTGTTGAGCTTCTAAAAGGGTGCGGGATCAACTCGAGTTCGGATGTGGGGAAAAAGATTTGGCAAGTGACAACTTGGACATGTGCCtatattatttggaaaaaccgTAATCAATTGGTGTTCAAAAAGAAGAGATGGAATGTCCCGGTCGCCttgaatgaaattcaaatcaaAAGCTATGAATGGGTCGCGATGAGGTGTAGAGACAAATCGATCAAGTGGGAAGTTTGGCTTCATAACCCAAATAGCCTAATGTTGTGAAAATAATGCGAGAACTTGTTGCTATCTTGGCACCAAATTGTATGTCTGTTAGTGAGTATGCAGGCTATTTAAGCTTGTTTGTATATATAATTGCGATGTAAACCTTGTACTCTTGAGTTTCTTATATTAATACATtgctgcctttcaaaaaaaaaaaaaagaatctcTCTTTCTTGAATATCATTCGATTCGTATCTAACTGTTAACAGTACACATATCGCCTATGTATATTACATGTCGCCTCTGTATATTAATTCTGCCTTAGTATTATATTATGTTTAGAATGTAACAAATGTATGTTGTTTGAATTCTGAAGTTGTAAGAATAATGTATGTTATtaacatattaatatattgattatTTAAATTAAACTACCAtcaatataatatataacatttatttGATCTTTCTTTTTACACTCTTGAaccatatataattatattatattgtttGTCAATTTCGATGACGGTTTATAGTTAAAATATTACGTGTTAGACCAATAAGAACGCGGCGTCACCATCCCATTGTCACTCACGCTGTTGCAATTTCATGCCCGTCACGCCCCCAACGCAACGTCACGGATGACGTCTCCGGAGCGTTAGTCACCGTTTCAACGAGGGAAAAACGCGTCAGGACACGTGACGGCTTCTGATTGGTGCGTATCTTTTGACCGTTTggcaacaattttttttttcttttttttatattaaatttctatataaaccttatTTCACTTCATTTTATTTCACACCAACACACTCTATTCTCTCTTATTGTACttacaaatatataaaaaatatggcATCTTATTTGTTCAATTTTGAATTCGATTTGGAAGACGAGCGTATTATTGAGCTTATTCAAATTTTAGAAGATGATAATTCGGAAGTCGAGTCCGAGCGGGTTCCGAGAACCCGAATTTATTTTCCAGGAGATCGTGAAACGGCGGCACAAtacttatggaatgattatttttgtctgaaGTCCGTGTTTTCGCCATATAAATTTCAAAGACGTTTTCCTATGCGGATTCAATTATCTCTCCGAATTTCACAAGGTATTTCTAATTACAATAGTCATGATATTCCCGAACATTTTAGTTTCTTTACCAAACGTTTCGATGTTATCTGTCGGCCGACTTTTACTATATTACGAAAATGTACTTCGGCTCTACGCCAATTGGCGTATGAAACCGGCGCCGATATGTTTGATGAATATTTAAAAATGAGTGAGGCGGTCTCAATACTTTGTTTAGACAACTTTTGTAAATGTATTATCACTCTATACAAATATCACTACATGAGAACTCCCAATGCATATGATGTTCAACGATTATATAGTAAACATGAGGAGAAACATGGtttcaagggtatgctcgggagtaTTGAATGTATGCATTGGGATTGAAAAAATTGTCTCGTTGCTTTGAAGTGACAATACACTCGGGGTGATCATAAAAAACCTACCATTATGCTTGAAGCCGTTGCTTCGTATTACTTGTGGATTTGGCATGCATTTTTTGGGATGGCGGATTCCAACAATGATATAAATGTTTTGAATCAATCACCTGTTTTAAATAAACTAAAAAACGGAACATCTCCACCCGCACCATTTGAGGTGAATGATCATGAGTACACTAAACGGTATTACCTAGCGGACGGTATATATCCCGATTGGTCTACTCTAGTCAAAGATTTTTCGTGTCCGACAGATGAGCCAATGATTAAGTTTACTAGGTTTCAAGCTAGTGCTTGAAAGGATGTAGAGAGGCATTTGGGGTTCTTCAAGGTCGGTTTCATATTTTAAGGCTAGCAACACGAACTATGTCAGTAAACAATATGCGAAGAGTTATGGAATGTTGTGTCATATTACATAATATGATTTTAGAAGATACCGGTTTTACGTTAAGTGATTGGGATGAAGCTTTCATTACCG includes these proteins:
- the LOC139853618 gene encoding uncharacterized protein, with product MASYLFNFEFDLEDERIIELIQILEDDNSEVESERVPRTRIYFPGDRETAAQYLWNDYFCLKSVFSPYKFQRRFPMRIQLSLRISQGISNYNSHDIPEHFSFFTKRFDVICRPTFTILRKCTSALRQLAYETGADMFDEYLKMSEAVSILCLDNFCKCIITLYKYHYMRTPNAYDVQRLYSKHEEKHGFKGMLGSIECMHWD
- the LOC139853619 gene encoding uncharacterized protein, with the protein product MLEAVASYYLWIWHAFFGMADSNNDINVLNQSPVLNKLKNGTSPPAPFEVNDHEYTKRYYLADGCREAFGVLQGRFHILRLATRTMSVNNMRRVMECCVILHNMILEDTGFTLSDWDEAFITEDMENLPERISNRGRDQYIIIREIIDKAMHDTLTEDLVEHIWNIPSTFRTMN